A genome region from Triticum aestivum cultivar Chinese Spring chromosome 2B, IWGSC CS RefSeq v2.1, whole genome shotgun sequence includes the following:
- the LOC123041390 gene encoding protein IDA, producing the protein MGRTSSRGTALPPQLRWDVLPLLLLLLLALASSSSCEASRGMQPFRGQPLERGAANHFFGFLPRGPVTPSGPSRKHNAVGLDSQLEKP; encoded by the coding sequence ATGGGGCGAACGAGCAGCAGGGGGACGGCTCTTCCGCCGCAGCTCCGGTGGGACGTCctgcccctgctcctcctcctcctccttgccctGGCGTCGAGCTCCAGCTGCGAGGCCTCGAGAGGCATGCAGCCCTTCAGGGGCCAGCCGCTGGAGCGAGGGGCGGCCAACCATTTCTTCGGGTTCTTGCCGAGGGGCCCGGTGACGCCGTCCGGGCCGTCGCGGAAGCACAACGCCGTCGGCCTCGACAGCCAGCTGGAGAAGCCGTGA